TATTCTTGAATTAAGAAGGCCAGATATGACACAAATAAGCTATATGGGGCCTGGTCCAATTATGGATAGTATGGGTGGCTCAGATACAAGGGGTGATGACATGCCAAACATTACAAATCCAGATTGGAGAGGTCCAGGACCAGGTGTTGTTAGACCTGATATGAGGGGTCAGACCAGTCTAGATTGGAGTGACCCAAGAACAGACATAAGAGATGATTGGGAAGGGCCAGATAGGAGAGGATCAGGGCCATTTATACAAGAAGAATGGAGAGTCCATCAGCCTGATATGAGAGGTCCATACATTGAGAGCCACGAGCCTGACGGAAGAGGTGCTGGAGACCTAGACTTTAGAGAACCAGAGTCTGAAATGAGCGGTCCACACATGGAGGACCTTAGGCATGACAGGAGAAGACCAAGGGGTCCGGATTTCATGGCAACAGGGGGTCCAGAATTTGTGGGACCACGACTTGAAAGGAGAGGTCCAGCTTTGGAGGGACCTGGGCCTGACAGGAGGCGGCCTGGGGATCCAGATTTCAGGGGACCAGGGCCTGAAAGGAGATGCTCTTCAATAGAGGCTCCTGGGCCTGTTAGGAGAGGACCAGCCGGTTCGGATTTCAGAGGACCAAGACCTGAAATGAGAGGTCCAGCTATGGAGGGTCCTGTGCCTGAAAGGAGAGGACCTGGAGGTCCAGATTTTAGGGGATCAAGACCTGCAAACAGGGGCTTGTCTATTGAGGGACTAGGGCCTGAAAGGAGATGCTTATCTATGGAGAGTCCTGGCCCTAATCGTAGAGGACCTGGAGAGCCAGATTTTGGAGGGCCAGGACCTGAAAGGAGAGGTTCAGCTATGGCGGGTCCTGGGCCTGACAGGAGAGGACCTGGAGGTCCAGATTTCAAGGGACAAGGCCCCGAAAGCAGAGGCTTATCAATGGAGGGTCCTGGGCCTGACAGGAGAAGTCATGATGGTCCAGATTTTAGAGGACCGGGACCTGAAAGGAGGAATCCAGCTATGGACGGTCCTGGGCCTGATAGGAGAGGACCTGGAGTTCCAGATTTCAGGGGACCAGGGCCTCCAAGCAGAGGCTTATCTATGGAGGGTCCTGGGCCTGACAGGAGAGGTCATGATGGTCCTAGAATTTAGAGGACCAAGACCTGAAAGGAGGAATCCAGCTATGGAGGGTCCTGGGCCTGACAGGAGAGGACCTGGAGGTCCAGATTTCAGAGGACCAAGGCATGAAAGAAGAAGTTTATCTATCGAGCGTCCTGGGCCTGACAGGAGAGGACCTGGAGGTCCAGATTTCAGGAGACCAGGTCCTGAAAGCAGAGGCTTGTCTATGGAGGGTCCTGGGCCTGACAGGAGACGACCTAGAGGTCCAGATTTCAGAGGACCTGGGCCTGAGAGAAGAAGTTTATCTATGGAGCGTCCTGGGCCTGACAGTAGAGGATCTGGATGTCCAGATATCAGAGGACCAGGACATGAAAGGAGAGGTCCATCTATGGAGGCTCTAGGACCTGACAGAAGAGGACCAGTAGGTCCAGTCTTTAGTGGGCCAGGACATGAAAGGAGAGGTCACATTATGGACAGTCAAGAGCCTGACAATAGAGGACCAGGAGGTCCAGATTTCCATGGTACAGAGACTGAAAGGAGAGGTCTAGCCATGGATGGACTAGGGCCTGACGGGAGAGGTCCAGGAGATCAAAACACTGATGGACTGGGTACCAACAGGAGAGGTCGATATGTGAGGGGTCCTGGCCCTGACATCCCTGGACTTAGGCCTGTAAGAACTGCTCCAGGTTTAGAAGGTCCAGCGCCTCAAagcagaggacagggaggactTCACTTCAGGGGTCCTGGGCCAGAAAGTGGACAGCC
This window of the Cottoperca gobio chromosome 7, fCotGob3.1, whole genome shotgun sequence genome carries:
- the LOC115010706 gene encoding collagen alpha-1(I) chain-like; amino-acid sequence: MSASGIREARTDMKELRHMAPQIDLRVTGTGFPAPNMRGPGMQGISPNIWGPGSHIQDLFSMQGLNPEVKYPGPDMRNSEIEMSGQMLVPAVTNSQMGGPDLQNERRPGPEIRDTRGPLSAMYHPSQGNQDGRPGVMEMGRNQSFGGPQIEGMAPDIGRGQKDRGESPHTGGMRPAIRGGGVRDPSGHSFRGSERIQRQSRHDGSLVLAERGFQAYGGRERSLDSDSTTGSEGRHLIADRLSPAMTDERWGLQKGRDVPIRGPGPNINYESGGSNISSFGQDSTGSREHFKEPRPGIRAEKSVIASEMRESEAILELRRPDMTQISYMGPGPIMDSMGGSDTRGDDMPNITNPDWRGPGPGVVRPDMRGQTSLDWSDPRTDIRDDWEGPDRRGSGPFIQEEWRVHQPDMRGPYIESHEPDGRGAGDLDFREPESEMSGPHMEDLRHDRRRPRGPDFMATGGPEFVGPRLERRGPALEGPGPDRRRPGDPDFRGPGPERRCSSIEAPGPVRRGPAGSDFRGPRPEMRGPAMEGPVPERRGPGGPDFRGSRPANRGLSIEGLGPERRCLSMESPGPNRRGPGEPDFGGPGPERRGSAMAGPGPDRRGPGGPDFKGQGPESRGLSMEGPGPDRRSHDGPDFRGPGPERRNPAMDGPGPDRRGPGVPDFRGPGPPSRGLSMEGPGPDRRGHDGPRI